The Haloprofundus salinisoli genome includes a region encoding these proteins:
- a CDS encoding heavy-metal-associated domain-containing protein has product MRGYTLEVIGMHCDGCERIVTRNVSNVIGVREVTANAETGKVHVRCTDDSVEYVHRAITDAGYGVAN; this is encoded by the coding sequence ATGCGAGGATACACACTCGAGGTAATTGGCATGCACTGCGACGGCTGCGAACGAATCGTCACCCGGAACGTCTCAAACGTCATCGGCGTCCGGGAAGTCACCGCGAACGCGGAAACGGGGAAAGTCCACGTTCGCTGCACCGACGACTCGGTGGAGTACGTCCACAGGGCCATCACCGATGCCGGGTACGGCGTCGCAAACTGA
- a CDS encoding DUF2182 domain-containing protein, translating to MKRRIEQISAVSAGGFPRTTTAMLATTAVLWTVLLNGWLPMPMVGAPGPMSAPGVPEAIGTANGVSGAVAYLLMWGVMMSAMMYPAMTPFVRRYVQQLDGTPARKSLAVGEFLLAYSFVWTVTGAVPLALDSLVGIHAAVTGNGRLVYGVMLGFVGLYQLTAFKHRSLRDCCTAVDAPAAMLGTGVRRGLRHGIKCVRCTWPIFALMVAIGSMNFFWMAVLTGVVTIERLPVWGEDIAIATGVTAGVAGMLVLFVGLPLFV from the coding sequence ATGAAGCGTCGTATCGAACAGATTTCCGCGGTATCCGCCGGTGGGTTCCCCCGAACTACGACGGCGATGCTCGCCACGACGGCCGTCCTATGGACCGTCCTGCTGAACGGCTGGCTCCCGATGCCGATGGTGGGCGCGCCCGGACCGATGTCGGCACCCGGCGTTCCCGAAGCCATCGGCACTGCGAACGGAGTCTCCGGTGCCGTCGCCTACCTCCTGATGTGGGGCGTGATGATGTCGGCGATGATGTACCCCGCGATGACGCCGTTCGTTCGCCGGTACGTCCAGCAACTCGACGGTACTCCGGCCCGGAAAAGTCTCGCCGTCGGAGAATTCCTCCTCGCATATAGCTTCGTCTGGACGGTCACCGGTGCGGTCCCGTTGGCTCTCGACAGCCTCGTCGGCATCCACGCCGCCGTGACCGGAAACGGCCGACTCGTCTACGGCGTGATGCTCGGGTTCGTCGGCCTCTACCAGCTCACGGCGTTCAAACACCGCTCGCTCCGCGACTGCTGCACTGCCGTCGACGCCCCCGCGGCAATGCTCGGCACGGGTGTCCGTCGGGGTCTCCGTCACGGGATAAAATGCGTCCGCTGTACGTGGCCTATCTTCGCGCTCATGGTCGCCATCGGGTCGATGAACTTCTTCTGGATGGCCGTCCTCACCGGGGTCGTCACCATCGAGCGCCTCCCGGTCTGGGGTGAAGATATCGCCATCGCGACGGGCGTCACCGCCGGAGTCGCGGGAATGCTCGTCCTGTTCGTCGGCCTGCCACTCTTCGTATGA